Proteins from a single region of Hyla sarda isolate aHylSar1 unplaced genomic scaffold, aHylSar1.hap1 scaffold_166, whole genome shotgun sequence:
- the LOC130311706 gene encoding E3 ubiquitin-protein ligase RNF13-like: MWPPQRLLLGSFLLLLCWAAVSEARIYAYSDINRTEMEDFPDLPAQFGFPLSLDGLRGHIIHAQPETACSPIAPPPVRDNSTLFIALIRRFECNFDIKVLHAQQSGYDAVIVYNVDSDALLNMAWNDVHIRDEIIIPSVFTGASSGKNLSEKFTFYNNTHVLLLPEYPFNIGYYFIPFIIVVVIIIIVMCTVMIIRCVQHRKKLRKNRLTKDQLKKIPIHKFKKGDEYDVCAICLEEYEEGDKLRVLPCSHAYHCGCIDPWLTKTKRSCPICKHRVLRTEDDSDSDDGGREAGDSERGGEEESDNERTPLLRPSSTFGSMEDSPPPMTQETTTTTAVVV; encoded by the exons ATGTGGCCCCCGCAGCGTCTCCTCCTGGGATCCTTCCTATTACTTCTCTGCTGGGCCGCAGTATCTGAGGCCAGGATTTATGCG TACTCAGATATAAATAGGACGGAGATGGAGGACTTCCCGGACCTTCCTGCCCAGTTCGGTTTTCCATTGTCCCTGGATGGACTGAGG GGTCATATCATCCACGCTCAACCAGAGACCGCCTGCTCACCCATCGCCCCTCCACCCGTAAGAGACAACTCCACCCTCTTCATCGCTCTCATTCGCAGATTTGAATGCAACTTTGATATCAAG GTCCTACATGCTCAGCAGTCGGGATATGACGCTGTTATAGTTTATAATGTGGATTCGGATGCATTGTTGAATATGGCCTGGAACGATG TGCACATCCGCGATGAGATCATCATTCCCTCAGTGTTCACAGGAGCGAGCTCTGGAAAGAATCTGTCAGAGAAGTTCACCTTTTATAACAA cactCATGTCTTACTGctcccggaatatccctttaatatcgGTTATTACTTCATCCCTTTCATCATTGTGGTGGTGATTATCATCATCGTCATGTGCACCGTAATG ATCATTCGCTGTGTGCAGCACAGAAAGAAGCTGCGGAAGAACCGTCTGACTAAGGATCAGCTGAAGAAAATCCCCATCCACAAGTTCAAGAAGG GTGACGAGTACGACGTGTGCGCCATCTGTCTGGAGGAGTACGAGGAGGGCGACAAGCTGCGCGTTCTTCCCTGTTCACATG CCTATCACTGCGGCTGTATCGATCCCTGGCTGACAAAGACCAAGCGGAGTTGCCCGATCTGTAAGCACCGCGTCCTGCGCACTGAAGACGACTCTGACTCCGATGATGGCGGACGGGAGGCGGGGGACAGTGAGCGCGGCGGGGAGGAGGAGAGTGACAACGAGCGGACGCCCCTCCTGAGACCGTCTTCGACGTTTGGAAGCATGGAGGATTCCCCTCCCCCGATGACACAGGagacaactaccaccactgcggTTGTGGTGTGA